TCTTGGTAATAAGTTAACAAAcctctataaatataattgtttaatttacattgcaaGGCCAATAGTTGGATCATTATATAGACTTTGTATTCTCCTTGAAACATCGAGGAAAagccaatattttttttaaacaaagaacTATAGCAAAATAAGATGATGAGAAGAAGATTGCGAAGAATATAGAGACGAGAAAAAACAATGATTAATATTACTGAATGCTTttgttatcaaaattaaagaaaaacaatataaatgatgATTTACGAAAAAagtgaattattatttcgaattatattatattgttattgtaaattatattattattattgtattgttATTTGATTGCATATCAttgattcttttattattgcattattgGAATATTAAAAGCCACGTGGTAATTATTAACAGAAAATTATGTAGGGAGACATGCAAATGAATTgcaatttaagaattaaatatcatcAAACAAATATCGAAGAGGAGCTATTgtattaaatgaattttttgcTGTTATTCAATGAGACATCGATAGCAAAATTTCTATTCTTAGCACGATGTTTGCGACTAAATAAACATGTGTTTGACGCGCTGTCGAAAATAGGCTCGTCTCTCGTCTAAATGATAAAGTCCTCGTTGGTAATATTGCGCGTTATCATCCAGACATCCAGACAGAAATTACACCGATAGGGAGATATCTTGACGTGGTTTCTCACACACAAGATACTTCACATTCACGTTGTGATCGAATCTTTTATCAGCGAACTCATTATATTTGGGTTAAGAAGGCATGTAACGTCTAAAACGggtaaaagaaattgattctattttcaaattacataggaaatttagaaatatcaaATTCTAGTCTATTCTAGTCTTAAAAAAGTACAGATAATGCGTTTATTTTAGGCAGCGAACAAAACAAAAGATACGAGTATCGATTACCACATaagtgctggtctacaaccttgctttaaaggatacactgaaaaaaagtttggtTAGAATAACCTAAGACTTGGTGAAATAGCTTCAACTAAAGGGTTTAGTGATTATGACGAAATATTTGGTTAATGTTAACAAATTtggttaatattaacaaattcgGTTAACATTAACCAAATATTTCGTCATAATCACTAAACCCTTTAGTTGAAGCTATTTCACCAAGTCTTAGGTTATTCTAAccaaacttttatatatatttaagctctaagccgtaagaaattgaccaatcacaggctgcattccgatattcattgtcagcaactttcagtactgatgaaaatctatagtatatgtgacgtaaaatatagatttgcagtactgacagtgaatatcggaatgcagccacAGTCGAgtattcttctcacattccACTGTGATTGGCCAGTTTCTTACGGTTCAGAGCTTAAATACcctttaaagcaaggttgtagGCCAGCACTAATGAAATAAGCACTAAGTCATTGACTATAAAAATCTGTACATAGTAATGTTTTAAGCATaggtaaatttttaaaagacgaTAAACtagcaattattttcttcataaagATCAACACAGTAGAAGCGGAAACTTTGCGACTAGACATCAGTATTATTATAACGTATCATAATTGTAATCGATTGACGTCAACGAGCGATACTACGTCTTCACGTTTGTTTTGTGAGCAATTATCATCACAAAGTTTGCACAATTTTCATTGGAATCCACGggagagaatatataaatcgcGCTGATTAACGCATCGCAATTATTTTTGATCCGTGAaatttatcagatttttacatataaatttaacaaattgacATTGCATAactagtaaaaaaatatataaactttttcctTGATTTTGTAAGCtgagaaatgtatttatttcgaaCCAACGcaaagtgaaataaataatatataaatcattctttttttttaatgtagatttttttatcttatttctcACAGTCagacgaaatatttattccgTGTATGAATGCGATAAAGTAGTTACTAAATGTATTCGATCGAATTCGTTAGTTATATGCGAGAGTTTACTTGCAATTTGAGTTTTGGATCCGGAAAACTTTGAATAGCATTTGTTCAATATCTATATGGGAAATGGCTTGAGAAAATTTAGTGGATCTTTGGAATTTCAAGGTTCGAAATTAATTACAGCCCATGGTAGGAAAGTCATTTGTGGACTTTCAAGGTTTGTGTCAAACCGCAATATATGGTTAAATCGCGCACGTGGTTGTTTCAGCAGATCAAAGATCATTCAAGATTGCGCTAACGATTTTCACTTTGCTGGTGAAAGATCTCGTTGACTTAATGATACGGTTTACATCAAGAAGGGTTAGATAAGGAAATTTGCAAGTACGATTAACGTCATCAAGTAGATAGATATTTTGCATCGTCGAGTAAAGTTCAATGATAAGTCATGTTGCGATAGTAAATCATTGGAGATATTGGGCGTCTGCTTACGTACTGATCAAATGATGAAAAGTGCTATATCTGCACGATGAAAGTACAAACTTTCACTTATTAGTTTTATCTTTCACTAAGtatcatataaaaaagttCTTCAACGCATCTCTTCGATGTCATAAGAGCATTAACGTAAGAGAGTAACGTATTATAAAAGTGTTATAATGCTTTCTCAGGTGCAAAATAAtagacatttaaaaaatgactttTTAAGACTTCAAGTGATGCACATGGCACACAAGTAACACTTCACGACaacaaagatattaaattcgtAAGAAATCTTCGTAAAGAATTGCATGGATAGCAATAATCGTTTCCGCTGACATTGCAATTACGTTTTCTTGTGGTCAGTTCATTCTTTGTCTAATCAgctttagtaaaaatattcagGAAACAAAAAGTCAAGCAGAAATTCTAAtctcaagatatttaaaattatacatcaaCTAAATACTGTAGACACTTTATAAtctgataaatttatatttgaatgtttatcttataaaaagttttatcttAATCACGGATTTATTTTGTCAGAAGTGTGACatgtgataatatataattattatgtgtgACGGCGGATGAGAGGGCAGGCTTGAAGagtaaatcaaattattttaataacgcgCTCATCGGACAAATTTCAGGATTAAATATCTGAACTCGATTTAGATTCGTAATCCTCTTTATCTAACGGGGTTACGCACGATAGGTGGTTGTTTACGTAAGTGCGCGGGTTTAAAAACGAGAGAAataagagatagagagaagggAAATAGAGGCTCGCTGCACGTGACTCGCATTAACGTCGAGATTGAACCTCTATAGACTGGTTTGATTAAGGTTATCATTGTTCCAATACTCTTTGCGCGTTTCAGAAACGCTATACTCGACTCCGTAGTGATCTCTGACGCATAACGCGATAAACTTGGACCCGTGTCTACATGTGTGCGTTTTTGCATACGCGTATTTCGCAGTGTTCACTGTCGAGACACTAATTGTCTTTACTTTTTCATGTTATCGTAACGACGGAGACAAGGCGTATCGCTTATAGATCCCAATAGTCGTAACGCGATATACAATAGAATCTCGCGCGTGAAAAAAAACACTTGTTAATTTTCAATGTCCGACCAATGaacgctttaaaaaaatatattttattttataactcgTGTTTCGAcgtattagatattttttcataatggTTTTTACAGAACCGTAATACCTGCACTTAACTTCAAACTTAAAAATGAGTTATACCCGCAGCTAGCTGTCAAGCTTtgtgcaatttaaatttaatttactactTGATGAATTAATTTAGTgttgtatacaattttataattacgcgGATTTAATTCGTTCAAAACTCTGTACATATTTACTGAGCAATTTTGCCTTTGATATCGCAAGTTTTTATCATCCATTACGTAAGTCCGTCTAGCACAAACGTTCTGCGTAATTGTTTCCGCATAAATTGCATTTGTCATTgactttgaaattataattgtcaTTGATTAACAGCTGGTTTTTGTTTTTCCGCGATACTTTTTGTGAAAAActttattactaattaatcCCCTAGGTGAATGGAATACACGTGTATATCGCAGACAAATGAACCGTAGTACTCGACCTACTTATTGGCTTGGAAGAAATTTGCTCGATGTAGTTTATTTGCCACGATGGCACCGACATCGACATTCGTACGATTATCgagcatattttttaacttgagTTAAAAGAATGTATGAAAAGCGGCAAGCCCCCCAACATTGTTTCTCTTATCAGCGGCTTATCATGCCAGCgactattatattttgaattgaTAACAGGCGACCAATAAGATCGTCCAGCTAACTCACACCTACCAAGGACAAGACGCAGCCTGAGTAGTCTTCATTATGATCGTCGAACCGATTAGCCGTCGCAAACACCTTACTGtcgaattaattttacgagCGAGAGATACGGCGCAGCGTGGTAGATCCGAACGCGTCAAGAGATCGTGCTCAGTTATTCGTTAAGTTTATGACGGCTCTCCTAACGGGACGAGTCGTTGTTCAAAGTCCAAGGTTATTAGACGCATTCGCAAACGAGTATGGTTACTACCTGGGAATTGCGAATTGCTCATCCATGAGCTGAGGAGGATTTGGATTTTTCTCGAGaatattttcatgtaaaagaaattagataatatttatacgaagttattatttataaaagtcgTGTAGCATTGCGTAAAATTGGACAAATATAAACAtgttacttatataatattctattagtCATTTTATTTAAGGATGCCTCATATCACTTttagagaacatatatttccTGGACATTcctaagtttaattaaaatatttttctgaagtTGAAATTCGAGAAGACAGCATTATAGACTTTTACTGAGCGACGTGTCCGACATTTGTTACATTGCTAGTGAACCGGCTTTCCTGGTGAAATCAGCAGGAAAAGAACCCTCGAATGAATCAAGTAATGCACTCTCGCTAAAAAGTCTTCGATCTGAAAGCGACAAAGCGTGACGAACTGTCTACATATGTATGTGTCCGATCGCACATCCTCCTTGAATTATCGTTAATtactctcctctctctctctctctctctctctctctctctctctctctctttctctctgtgaTGCTAATATTTTTGCGACTTACAAGCAAACttacgcgagcgcgcgcgcgtgcgggtttcgttaaattaatcatatatCTCATATTGATCAGAAGCCGTCATCGAGACGTTCCTCTCTCGTTCTCCCGCTATTCCTCTCCATCATGACTCGAGTGGAAATCGAGTGAAACGCAGACGGACTTTCTATCTCGCACGCAGCGCGCTTTTGTAACACGCGTATGAGCCAAAATTGTAACACGGGAGAAGACCGCCCTCAGCTCTTGATCCTTGGTTCACGTAACATCCTCTAATCGGTTCCGAACGCTTCGCATTACGCACATGTTCCGTGAcctagaatatatatatttattattttttaaaatgaattttttgcGCAGGACTTTCACTTCGCAATGACTGCCAACTCGCGTAATATGCTATTATTGCTCGATGACGGAAATTAATCCTATAAAGCaataataaagcaataatttGACGCACGAGATAGAAAAAAGTGAGaggcttttatatattttatattaaaaaaaaatacacctGAAGCAGTCGCGATTTTGTACGATGTGTAGTAGCACCGTATTTTAATCTACCAAATTAAAGGTTTTTTCAGGGTATATTgcttattaattacatatatgtgatAGATGACGGTTCTAAGTTTATCGTGTTAAATATGtgggatttttattataaaaacttatttttttacatactatTAATCTTAGTTAATAATGCTTATTTTTCgtatgattaatattttgactTAGCATTCCGAAttctaatacatttttttgttttattttaaggcTCCTATTTTCTACAACCCGTATTGAAAATTGATGTCAAAATCGAgaatattatgaattttttgcttacaatatataaattattttttttgtattacttgcatttaataaattatactgaAAATTGACTTTCTTATAATTCTGTATTGATGAATGGAGGTAGATCTCACGACGATTTTAATTCAGATttacagtaataataaaacttacaGCTTCTTAATATACGagtgtttttgatatattttatcaatttatattttcaaaagcgTGTGCGGTGGTATGTGAAAAAGTCAATTTTCACATCAATGTCAACAAACATTTTGATGTATGTTGCACGAAAAAGATTCCGATGTCGTAACTCGACGTTGCGACAAAACAGGAGCATTAGGGACTTAAGGCCcgggcacatagaaaaacttaagcagtaagacgTTAGCAGTAAACAAATCAGtcaatcacagtcaagaacttaagaCAAAACGTAAGCAGTACCGAATCCATATCGTTGATTtccttactgcttacgtcttactgcttaagtttttctatgtccCCGGGCCTTTAACCTTTAGACCGCCGGAAAGCCTAAATATAGGCTCTACGTATAATCGGAACtttgtatatgttatatataagatataagcaCAACAATTTGAGGACTTTCTAAGAGGATTAAAGCTCATCAAATGCCGGCGCTCTAAAGGTTAAGAATATTGCGAATGGAATTTATAGTTTCTGTAAAAAGAATGGAGAACGGTGGGAGGGGGAATGAACAAAAGTTGTGTGCGAAGTTTTAGACCGAGGATAAATACAGTCGCTATTAGGTATTCCTTTGAAAAGTCGAATATGTGCTTGACCTTTATAAATAAGTCCACGGTGGACGGCGATTTGCAAGAGTACACCGAACTCGTTACCACACGATGGCCTGTATTTACCAGCTTGGCGACGTTCTACAACGCGTTCACGCACGCACTCGTGCGCACCGCAATTGCAGCTTTTAAGTAAGGTCAACTGGTGCATCTGCGTTCACTCTGCATCGTTGTCATGCACCGCTACGATCGCGCAACTCGTCACGACGAGATTGCTCTTTCTCTGTCGTTTACCCGACGTATCTCTTTCTTGAAAGAACTGTGATATGATTTTGCCTCATTATCCAGTAAAaactagtttttttttcttcattaaactttaacttttatatatttgcattctGGACTGGTATACGGATATCCTGATATCCTTGTGTTCTGGACCTTGATGTGCTCTCGATGCTGTTTTTTTCCATCATTCAGAACaccatattttatttaacacacTGCGCGGACAACGTGTTTTTAGAGTACTCATCCAGACACCTTGGGACTAATTTTAAGTCCAAAGGGTTTTTGAAAGCGTTTCtgtgttacaaaaaatctataaaaattcatgtattATCTTTCACAAAGTGATTTCTATAGATaggccggaactgttgcaattttttttaagtgttgaAACGTCAGgagaaaactgtaaaatacgaaaaatcgATTGTGCCTTCACTGCAAATctaaatgtgttattttagcTGATGCTCTTCTTACGCATTTCTTGCTGTTTTAGATGCAGTCATTTAACACGGTTGAACgtattaatacgattaaacgtgTGGATTTATAGTGAATTAAAAGGCCCagcgttaatttattttacttcgtactttatcattttaatggCAATGCGAGCATAAGCTAGTgaagaatattaattcttatataaatttcaacgtACGAATTTTACAGGAAGACTAACGCAGGATGGCGGAAGCCCATTCGGCCGTAGCATTCAGCTTCTCGATAACACACGAAGGATGGGACGTAAACTTCGATCGAGAGGTGCTCCATTTGGTCTGGCTTTCTGGTATACGGTCGTGGAAGAAGAGATTATTCCGATTTCAGGTGAGTCGCGGTGTTCTGACGCGAGCACCaatttgaacgtttttttatACCAGGACAAATATCGAATACgaatatgaaataatgaatattattaacgtaTATCTTACCATTCGTTCTGTTCACAGAACAATCTTAAAAGTGGAGTTTATCCGGCTTCTTTGGAGAGCCTATGGGTCACTGTGATTTTAGTAACGGCGATACACTTTGCTGGTTACAAGGTTCCGTATGACCTCGTCGGGAAAGTTTCACCGTATCTTTCTGGGTAagtctatataattttacgtttcaattacaaattatttacgaTTCATTGCACGGAttagcaataattaataattgttatttctttCGACAGATCGTCGATACTCGCGCACCTAGCAGGTTCCTTCGTGGTCGGACTGTTTTTATGGTTGGCGGTCATATACGCGATTCGGTATACGCTGAAGCTGTTACTCATGTACAAAGGATGGATGTATGAAGCAAGAGGCAAAGGTCGCAGGCCATCGAAGTTCACCCAAGTCTGGCTCTTGCTGGTGAAACTGTTCTCAGGTTGGCATAAGCCCATGCTGTACAGCTTCCAAGGATCACTGCCACGATTGCCGCTACCGACAGTACCTGATACTATGAAACGGGTTAGATCaacgtattttattatcttatgtTAGACATGAATGAGTATGTCATTTCTCGTACGCTTAAATTGAATTCGATATTATCGTTAGTCCAGTGAATGTTTTAATCTAGCTCTTAGCTTTAGTCCACAACTTTAGGACTCTAGGCCCATTTCTCTTTAACATTGTAGTGGAAAAATCAAAGTATTGTACATTTAAATAGTATCTGAGGAGCGTACGGCCGTTGCTCGACGACGAGAATTACGCTCGCATGGAAAGGCTGGCCAACGAGTTCCAGAACGGCATCGGAGTCAAGCTGCAGCGTTACCTGGTTCTTAAATCTTGGTGGACCACCAACTATGTATCCGATTGGTGGGAGGAGTACGTTTATTTGCGCGGAAGATCGCCTCTAATGGTCAACTCGAATTTCTATGGAATCGACGCCATCCTTTCGCATCCAACGAACGTGCAAGCCGCGCGAGCCGCAGCCGTAATATATTCCTGCTTACAATATAGACGTCTTATCGAACGCCAGGAATTGGAACCGgttagttattttttttgttagtttattattacatttttacacgAAATGAAGAGATTTTCATACATATTAGTATATTGTATGTTGTATCACACAAGTTCAATCACATAAgacttatatttcaaaaattatgtacattttcAGATTCTAGTACAAGGAATAGTACCATTGTGTTCTTGGCAATATGAAAGAGTGTTCAATACTACACGAATTCCAGGAATTGAAGTTGACAAAATCGTGCATTATCAAGATGCTAAACATGTTGTAGTGTATCATAAGGGcagatattttaaagttttaatttattaccgTAACAGAATTCTTCAAGCCTGTGAGATAGAACtgtaagttattattattttattggtatgcatttttattacacgcCTGTAATACGATAATATCGTTTTATAGTCAGATTCAACAAATTTTGGATGACGATTCAACACCATCGGAGGGAGAGGAGAAATTGGCTGCTTTAACAGCTGGCGAGAGAACTGCCTGGGCGCAAGCCAGGAAAGACTTCTTCGCGAAAGGTGTAAATAAGGCTTCTTTGGATATTATTGAAAAGGCCGCATTTGTGGTCGCATTGGACGATGTACCTTATGAATATGATCCAGTAcgttatctaataaaataaaaacatttttgaacaatataaatattaatttgcaaactctaatataattattacaatcatTTCGTGCTTTAGAAACACCCAGAAAAATTAGATCGTTATGGTAGGATCCTGTTACATGGAAAAGGATACGATCGATGGTTCGATAAATCTTTTACGCTATGTATTGGAAACAATGGCAGAGTGAGTAATATTagtatatctttataattgaattattagaATTGATTATCATTAGCttcaatgttttataaaaataattcctgtTCGCAGATTGGCTTCAACGCAGAGCATTCTTGGTGAGTATACActttatgtgaattttttacaaataataaaaccattgatatttttataaaatgttttcttacatgaagaaataatttagaaaaattatgcatatatttttagtatagaCAAACATAAAGCACGTATTTGttatacacaatatattacGAAGCATTagacttatatttttatcaatataaaaaaattgatttacatactttatgtatatattgaaaCACTGCATATAATGATAAGTAATGAGCAGGGCAGATGCTGCAATCATGTCACACTTATGGGAGTACATAGTATGTTCGGAGTTCCTGGACCGACAGTAAGAATTACAATCCATAgctcatattatttattttgcatatctaTCTCTTCTTCTGCTTCTGAAAGAGTTGTATATTACTGTCTATTTCTTGTCTATTAATTTGAAGTCTATTTCTTGTGTGTCAAGGACTTATATGGAAATAGTTTGGATTgcgaaatatatgtacatatatcttttttttatttaaaagatcttttttaGCAAATCTTTAGTGTCTTCGAGCGTTCTTCATCTTTAAAGCAGCAGTCATCTTTAAAGTTCTATGGGGTTCTTGCTATGCTTATGTTTCAGTCTCCCAAATCCTAAATATTACGTTTCCTGGAGGTTACCTTTCTCTGTCGGATACTTTATACTGACGACGAGTGCTTTTCACGTTTCTCTTTCGCATTTTGTCTT
The Temnothorax longispinosus isolate EJ_2023e chromosome 7, Tlon_JGU_v1, whole genome shotgun sequence DNA segment above includes these coding regions:
- the Whd gene encoding carnitine O-palmitoyltransferase 1, liver isoform isoform X1: MAEAHSAVAFSFSITHEGWDVNFDREVLHLVWLSGIRSWKKRLFRFQNNLKSGVYPASLESLWVTVILVTAIHFAGYKVPYDLVGKVSPYLSGSSILAHLAGSFVVGLFLWLAVIYAIRYTLKLLLMYKGWMYEARGKGRRPSKFTQVWLLLVKLFSGWHKPMLYSFQGSLPRLPLPTVPDTMKRYLRSVRPLLDDENYARMERLANEFQNGIGVKLQRYLVLKSWWTTNYVSDWWEEYVYLRGRSPLMVNSNFYGIDAILSHPTNVQAARAAAVIYSCLQYRRLIERQELEPILVQGIVPLCSWQYERVFNTTRIPGIEVDKIVHYQDAKHVVVYHKGRYFKVLIYYRNRILQACEIELQIQQILDDDSTPSEGEEKLAALTAGERTAWAQARKDFFAKGVNKASLDIIEKAAFVVALDDVPYEYDPKHPEKLDRYGRILLHGKGYDRWFDKSFTLCIGNNGRIGFNAEHSWADAAIMSHLWEYIVCSEFLDRQYKDGHNAGTPEFTPPAPTRLQWDLSGKCIEAIEQSYQVAHSILNDVELRIYVHDTYGKGLMKAHSISPDAYIQMALQLAYYRDAGKFNLTYEASMTRLFREGRTETVRPCTIESSKWVKAMEDKTTTVTEKIKLLMDGVARHQKGYQDAMCGKGIDRHLFCLYVVSKYLEVDSPFLKEVLSEPWRLSTSQTPHGQTSKLDLKKYPNCISAGGGFGPVADDGYGVSYIIAGENLLFFHVSSKRSSSKTDAARFAKQIEKALGDMKDLLEQKKKIHQNGSA
- the Whd gene encoding carnitine O-palmitoyltransferase 1, liver isoform isoform X2 — translated: MAEAHSAVAFSFSITHEGWDVNFDREVLHLVWLSGIRSWKKRLFRFQNNLKSGVYPASLESLWVTVILVTAIHFAGYKVPYDLVGKVSPYLSGSSILAHLAGSFVVGLFLWLAVIYAIRYTLKLLLMYKGWMYEARGKGRRPSKFTQVWLLLVKLFSGWHKPMLYSFQGSLPRLPLPTVPDTMKRYLRSVRPLLDDENYARMERLANEFQNGIGVKLQRYLVLKSWWTTNYVSDWWEEYVYLRGRSPLMVNSNFYGIDAILSHPTNVQAARAAAVIYSCLQYRRLIERQELEPILVQGIVPLCSWQYERVFNTTRIPGIEVDKIVHYQDAKHVVVYHKGRYFKVLIYYRNRILQACEIELQIQQILDDDSTPSEGEEKLAALTAGERTAWAQARKDFFAKGVNKASLDIIEKAAFVVALDDVPYEYDPKHPEKLDRYGRILLHGKGYDRWFDKSFTLCIGNNGRIGFNAEHSWADAPVLGTLWEFIMAADNEIGYKDGHNAGTPEFTPPAPTRLQWDLSGKCIEAIEQSYQVAHSILNDVELRIYVHDTYGKGLMKAHSISPDAYIQMALQLAYYRDAGKFNLTYEASMTRLFREGRTETVRPCTIESSKWVKAMEDKTTTVTEKIKLLMDGVARHQKGYQDAMCGKGIDRHLFCLYVVSKYLEVDSPFLKEVLSEPWRLSTSQTPHGQTSKLDLKKYPNCISAGGGFGPVADDGYGVSYIIAGENLLFFHVSSKRSSSKTDAARFAKQIEKALGDMKDLLEQKKKIHQNGSA